GATTCTAAAACCACTAGTTTAGGAAATGATAAAACAATCTATGAACCACTTATGGGCGATAGTTATCGTGTATTTGTAGACTCTACAGCAGAGTTTAAAGTCATTTTTGATTTATTGTTACAGGATGGGGGGGTTCCTTTTCTATTTCACTGTACAGCTGGGAAAGATCGAACAGGCGTATTAGGCGCTTTGCTATTAAAAGTACTAGATGTAAATGAAACTGATATTTTTACTGATTATCAAATAACCAATCAATATAGCGATCAAATTTTAGCCGAAATGGATCGGCTATTGCAGCAATTTGGTGCATCTGATGAAAAAATTAATTTAGAAAATTTCCGCCCTATGGCTGAAGCGAGACCTTCTTATTTAGAAATCGCTTTTGATGAGATGCGCAAAACTTACGGTTCCGTTGAGCGTTACATTGAGGAAGGCATTGGCATAACGGCAGAAATGAAACAAAAATTACAAGCATTATTGCTAGAATAGCCTAGATTTAAGCATTATTTTTATGAAAAAAGAACCATTTTTGGCTCATTCGATGGTTTTGCTTGCTATTATGCCATTTCCCAGTTACTATTATGGTTAGCAGATTGATATTATCGCGTTTTTGTCTTAAAATCGTGTATAGAAAAAGATCAAAATAATATCAATCTAGTGTAAATCCTTGCAGTTGTGAGGATTATGTGATACTCTTTTATCAGAATTACTGATAAGGCTTGTAATTAAGCCATTTCGGTATCGATTCATCCAATTTTTCCATACGGGTTTTGCTGTTTTGGAAAAGAAATAGACAGGTAATGGTTGAGACCTGCTTATTTTGGATTACTTCTCTATAAGGAGGTGAAAAACAAAATGGCAAATAAACAAGATATAGTTAATGCTATTGCTGAAAAAACTAACCTTTCCAAAAAAGACGCTGCTAAAGCTTTAGAAGCTACTTTAGAAACTATTCAAGAAAATTTAGCTGCAGGCGAAAAGATTCAATTAATCGGTTTTGGTACTTTTGAAACTCGTGAGCGTGCGGCTCGTAAAGGGCGCAACCCACGTACTAGAGAAGAAATCGAAATCCCTGCTCGTAGAGTTGCAGCATTTAGTCCAGGTAAAGGACTTAAAGATCGTGTTCAAAAAAAATAACTACATAGATATTGAACAGACCGAATCTGTCCACGTGGGCAGATTCTTTTTTTATTTTAAAAAAATTTGTAAACATAAGCGTTTTCATGTATGGTTAAAGTAGGCATACAAGTAAAAGGAAGGTGATGGCATGAAACATGACTTTTCAGACGACGATTTTGTATACGGTGACTCTTTTGGCTTTATTCACAGAGGGGTTTTGGAGGACCGGGAGTTTGAACGCATGAAGTTATTACAAGATAAAGTGCAAGGAAAAGTAGGAAAAGCAATTACAACACTTAAACCAATTGGTCGTGTTGAAATAGAAAATGAAATTTATGAAGCGCGGCTTAGATATGGCTACTTAGATGTAGGAGCATCCGTTATTGCTACTGGTATAGATACCGGTTATATTATAGTCAGTGAAAATCGAACGGAGGAAGATTAAATGTATATTGGATCAATGATTATCATTTTACTTATTGTTATCGTGTTGATTGCTTTTTTCTCGCTCGTTCCTGTAGGGCTTTGGATTAGTGCTATTTCTGCACGTGTCCCTGTAGGATTAGGGACTTTAATTGGAATGCGACTGCGTAGGGTTATTCCCTCTCGTGTTGTAAAGCCACTAATTAAAGCAATTAAAGCAGGACTTGATTTAGAGGTTAATCAATTAGAAAGTCATTATTTGGCTGGTGGAGATGTCGATAATACAGTTGATGCGTTAATTGCAGCCCATAGAGCGAATATTGAGCTTGATTTTAGTCGAGCTGCAGCGATTGATTTAGCTGGCCGTGATGTCCTTGAAGCCGTGCAAACCTCAGTAACACCTAAAGTTATCCGAACTCCAGAATTTACAGGCGTTGCCCAAAATGGCGTTGAAGTAAAAGTGATCACTCAAATTACAGTCCAATCCAATATTGAACGAATTGTTGGAGGAGCAGGTGAAGACACTGTTATCGCGCGTGTTGGTGAAGCAGTTGTGTCAACAGTTGGTGAAACGCGCGAGCATACCGATGTTTTAGAAAATCCTAATAGCATTTCTAAAAAAGTTCAACAACAAGGACTTGGAGATGGAACAGCTTATGCAATTTTGTCTATTGATATAGCTGAAATGCGCATTGGTGATAACATTAAAGCAAAGCTAGACATTGAAAAAGCGAATGCAGATATGGAAGTTGCACAAGCAGCCGCTTCAAAACGTAAAGCGGAGGCCATCGCGCTTGAACAAGAAAATCGAGCTGCTGTTGTTGCAGCAGAAGCTGAGGTTCCTCGGGCATTATCACATGCTCTTGAAAGCGGAAAACTTGGGGTTATGGATTATTATCAAATGAAAAATGTCCAAGCTGATACTTCAATGCGCGAATCCATTGCCGGTGAAGATTCAGAGTTAAGCAAATAAGTGGCTTGAAAGAAGGTGTTTCATTTGTCCATTAACTGGGGACTTTTACCCGTCATTTTTATTATCTTAATAGGGGTTATCTCACTATACAGTAGATCTGTTCAAGAAAAGAAGAAAAGTCAAACGAAGAAAAAAGTAGCGCCAAAACCAGAACTCGACAAAAAAGTAGTCAAAGAAGAGGTAAAGCCTCTATCCCAAAAAAACTTACAACAAAAAAGAAGTGAGAAAGAGAATCGGTTGAGCAACAAAACCAGCCTACTTAGCACAAAGAAAAAAGCCATTATCATGAAAGAAATTTTAGATAAGCCCGTTTCAATGCGTAAATAAAAAAGATTTACTAGGAAAGTAAATGGGAGTATAATGAACCTATTCAAATAAAACCCAGCTTAAGGGGAGTAGCAGTATAATTAAGTCGTCAGTACGGGAATGTAGTTCCTCGGCTTAATTAGCAATTTTAACATTGTTTGCAAGATCTTACGTTTATTTCTTATAGACGTGAGGTCTTTTTCTATTATTTTACAAAATCAAGGAGGAAACACTATGAAAAAAATGATGGCGTTTTTACTATCTGTAGGACTTGTCTTTTTACCAATTGGAGGGAATGCAATAAATGAAATTGTTCCAGCAAAATACGAACAAATAACAAAAGCAGATGCAAAAGGTTACCGATCGTCGCGGCGTTCTTTTAATCCAGGAAATAATCATACAACAACACGAAAATCTCCAGTTACAAATAATGGTAAACAATACCGGAGCGGTAGAGGCTTTTTAGGAGGCCTAATGGTAGAGAGCTTAGCTGGCTTACTATTTGGTGGTTTACTTCCTGGTTTGGGCAGTTTTTTGGCTTAATGGTTAATCTGCTTGCAATCTATGTTGTTATTCGTCTTCTCTTCTTCTTGTTTAATAAATGGAAGTGTTGCCGCGGGAATGAAGCAGTAACACAACGACAAACTTTTGATCATGTGAAAAGATAATTTTAGATGAAGGAAATATCTCAAATGCAGTGATCGTCTTTTTTACAAATGAAAAAGGAAGGACACTAGAAGATGTGGAAGTTGTTCTTACGTATGATGAAGTAAAGGTTTTGGTGCTGATGTCATGCAAGGAGATCACCTCATTCAGAGTCTGGATCATTTTTCGCTTGTTCAAGCCATTCGTTACTGGGCTGTACACTATGCAAAGCTAGATGCTAATGTTGGCCTAAAATTGTGTTTTTCAGAGCAAAATGGGATTACCGCTATCGTTCAGTAGTTGTTCTTATCTTTGACTTTCATTCATGTCAAGACTATAATCATTTTTTAAGGAGGGATTCTTTGTGAAATTAATTAAAAATGGGAAAAAAATTGAGCTTATTCATGCAGATGCTCATTGGCCATTAATTAAAGAGGAGGGCTTTTCTCCAGTACAAATGGTTGTTGCTGCTGCAAGTGCTTGTAGTGGTTATGTTTTTGTAAAATTGCTTACAAAAAAGCGCATTAAAGTGAACAGTCTTATGATGGACGTGGATTATAAGCAAAACCTAGACGAAGCAGTTCATGTCATTGAAGAAATTACGATTCATTTTTTTCTTGATATAGCAGAAGCTGACCAGGAAAAGGCACAAAGCGCATTAAAGTATGTCAAAAAAGCTTGTCCCGTTGTCATGAGTTTACATCCCGATATTAAAATCGTAGAAAAGCTAACTTTTGAATCACATGACTAAAACTATAGTCCTGATTTTTTGAAACCGCCTACATATAAAGTATGAATTCTAACATAAAGCATGCCAGGCTTTTGCTTTTAAATCACGATCTCGTATAATGAAAGTGAATGATGATAAAAGCTAGGGAAGGGGATTTTTATGTTATTTTCTAAGATGGAAAAAGATAATTATGAACAAGTAGTATTTTGCCAAGATAAGACTTCTGAGTTAAAAGCGATCATTGCGGTCCATAGTACAACACTTGGACCAGCACTAGGTGGATGTCGTATGTGGCCTTATGAATCAGAAGAAGCGGCATTAGAAGATGTGCTAAGACTATCTCGTGGAATGACATATAAAAATGCAGCAGCCGGGCTCGACCTTGGTGGAGAAAAAGCTGTCATTATTGCCGATCCTAAAAAAGATAAAAGCGAAGCGATGTTTAGAGCATTAGGTCGTTTTGTAGAAAGTCTAAATGGCCGTTATATTATTGCTGAAGATGTTGGGACAACAGTTAAAGACATGGATTATATCCATGA
This DNA window, taken from Listeria sp. PSOL-1, encodes the following:
- a CDS encoding tyrosine-protein phosphatase, which gives rise to MLKVEAQKAAYHITWSKGEFPTGTEIFQSEAPELSNTSELIGTIQANQTEFSANYTNVKPLYFILKQNNGETTVVSERTIKMEGTFNFRDMGGYSSANGRRVKWGKLFRSGNLVNLTENDITEMKHLGIKWICDLRSDKEVQAEPTQEIAGVDDRHIAIGTATNDSKTTSLGNDKTIYEPLMGDSYRVFVDSTAEFKVIFDLLLQDGGVPFLFHCTAGKDRTGVLGALLLKVLDVNETDIFTDYQITNQYSDQILAEMDRLLQQFGASDEKINLENFRPMAEARPSYLEIAFDEMRKTYGSVERYIEEGIGITAEMKQKLQALLLE
- a CDS encoding HU family DNA-binding protein → MANKQDIVNAIAEKTNLSKKDAAKALEATLETIQENLAAGEKIQLIGFGTFETRERAARKGRNPRTREEIEIPARRVAAFSPGKGLKDRVQKK
- a CDS encoding NfeD family protein, which encodes MKHDFSDDDFVYGDSFGFIHRGVLEDREFERMKLLQDKVQGKVGKAITTLKPIGRVEIENEIYEARLRYGYLDVGASVIATGIDTGYIIVSENRTEED
- the floA gene encoding flotillin-like protein FloA (flotillin-like protein involved in membrane lipid rafts); this translates as MYIGSMIIILLIVIVLIAFFSLVPVGLWISAISARVPVGLGTLIGMRLRRVIPSRVVKPLIKAIKAGLDLEVNQLESHYLAGGDVDNTVDALIAAHRANIELDFSRAAAIDLAGRDVLEAVQTSVTPKVIRTPEFTGVAQNGVEVKVITQITVQSNIERIVGGAGEDTVIARVGEAVVSTVGETREHTDVLENPNSISKKVQQQGLGDGTAYAILSIDIAEMRIGDNIKAKLDIEKANADMEVAQAAASKRKAEAIALEQENRAAVVAAEAEVPRALSHALESGKLGVMDYYQMKNVQADTSMRESIAGEDSELSK
- a CDS encoding OsmC family protein; protein product: MKLIKNGKKIELIHADAHWPLIKEEGFSPVQMVVAAASACSGYVFVKLLTKKRIKVNSLMMDVDYKQNLDEAVHVIEEITIHFFLDIAEADQEKAQSALKYVKKACPVVMSLHPDIKIVEKLTFESHD